In Podarcis raffonei isolate rPodRaf1 chromosome 11, rPodRaf1.pri, whole genome shotgun sequence, the sequence cctccggaacgaattaagttcttaaccaaaggtaccactgtatatgatgcaCCTGCACAATTTGAACCTGCACATTCAAATAGAAGGTGCCTGTAATTTCATTCTGTTTAGTGTACCGTTGCATTACTGATTAATTGCCCCTTAATTCAGCAGCCTGTTCCCAAGGGAGTGGGGCTCAGTTACTCATTTTTAACTTTATTTTAGTTTGTTGCAAAATATTACTGAATGGgaagaaataaaaggcagaaaccACAAATAAGAAGCTTTAATTAAAGTTGTAAGGGATTTCTGCTGAGTATTACttacttttgaataaacattttatattttattctgtgaactaccCTTAAATCTTATTATgcagagtggtatataaatctaataaatagtatatatatataaaagatattGGCCATGTGGATGGGCATTGCTGAAAAATGTATCACTCTATTAAGACCCATATGGAACCACCATTTTAGTTTTGTTAACTGCACACACCTTTATTTTTTGAGGCTATATGATACTAGGGAGCAATATTAAatgtgttttttccttttaacACTAAGAGATAACATTCGCTGATTAATTCATTAGTTATCTTTTTTCAGTATCTTAGGAAATACACTTTTTAATGATTTCATAATGCACACATTTGCTTAAGCTTTTAACCTATTATTATTCTAACTGGTGAAAAGGTAGATGACttatcaaataaaaatatttcagtgGTAGGCAACTCTactaaaaaaaaggaataaattaCATCCAAACCACATCATCAGTTAGAGTTCCCCCCAATTACCTAAGTGTTGTTTGCCCATCTATAAGAGTTTTAGAACCACTAAAGTTCCACAGTGTGAGTTACAGATAAACGAGTCCTTGTCAAAAACAAACTCTGAGGCTATAAAAGCCACACTGACCTTTTTCCTTTTGAGATTAAGCTGAAGATTTGGGAGAATTTTCATGGCACCTCCAATAAATTCTCAGAAGCTTGCTGGTAGGTGGTATTATAAAACTCATGCTAAAACATGAGCAACACAAGATTTGTTGTGCCAGTTGTCGCGCCCACAATCACATCCATGGTCACTCTTGCTCATAATCCTAGCTGTGACCGGCTGCAATGCCACAAGAAAACTCATGAGTTTTCTGCCCCAAGCTATGCACATTCTATTTTCCCCCATCAACCAGTCTTAACAATATTAGCTGTTACTTCTCACTTCTCCATATCCTGTGTAAACTTTCAGTTGAGGCAGAAAAAAAACAGCTACCATTATTAAATCAGAGTTTTTGTTACCATGATTCTAGTCCCCCAAAGGGCTATGTTTGAATACTTTTTACTAAACGGAAAACCTCACTTTCTTTTCAATGCTAAAATTAGGCtaccacaatattttttttacattttgttcTAATTACGCAGAGGCTCAAAATGCAATTGCGTCAGTGAGACTATAAAAAACAGTTGATGGCAAAATTCACAACCCTTAGATTGCACTATTCACTATCAAGTATGTTTTTCATTCTTCTTATAAACATTCCACAATCTGAACTGTGAAGGGAACTTAGAGACAAAATAAAGCTGATTTTTACAGGATatggtttttcttttcaaaattgtAGCTCACTCAGTGGAGCAGTTTACCAGCCTTTCTGTGTTTTACATCAATTTGAAACATTATTCATTTGAGAAAGAGAACCTATTTCTAGTTCTTAGCATGCATCTTTAGCTCCCACCAAGCAAACTGAATTGTATATTGACTTAAATATGGAAGTAATTGAACCTTAACAATAAGTGCAATATTGGATACCTATATAGGAGACAAGCAGAAGAAAGCCAAGGGTGATAAAGCTCAAAGATAAACTACTGTCATTTTATTTTGGATCAATTGATAATTGACCTGGCATAAAGGATAATAAAAGGAAATCATTTTCTGGTTATTCTGCCTCCAACAGTAATTACATGGAACATTTTTTTCTGTGGATGAATATGGCATCATTGACGTAACTACTATTTTTGAATGTGGATGGTGCTGGAGAAACACAGAAAATCATTAGGTACTTTAGAGCATCTTTTAAAATCCGTAACCCTAAAGTACATACAAGATATGTACtttcttcaaaaaacaacaaaagagttccagcaacaaaaaaaccaaaaacagacaATTTTCCTACCATGAAACTTTAAATTGGCAAGCTTTGGATCCATGTCATTTGTATTAAAATGGATGCAACCAAATCACTGCAATTATACTGGTCCTTCAAGCTGTTTTAACcaccatttactgtatttctgaAGTGCCTCCTTGAGTACCAGCTGTAAAAGGATATCAGAGATGCTTTGATTCCTATGCCTGGACCAATGATAACAAACACTCATCCGTATTCAGGAAGATTGGCCTTGGTCACCTGATGTATCAAAAAGTCCTATTTAATcaaatcatggagttggaagggactccaagggtcatttagtccaacctcctgcaatgcaagaatctcagcatgTGGTCCCCCTTACAATTTGAAACCTGCttatcttttgcaaagggaacacaggtggcactgtgggttaaaccacagagcctaggacttgctgatcagaaggttggcagttcaaaagcacgtcaaagtgcaagtagataaataggtagcgctccagcgggaaggtaaacggcatttccgtgcgctgctctggttcaccagaagcggcttagtcatgctggccacatgatccggaagctgtacgccggctccctcggccaataaagcgagatgagcgcagcaaccccagagtcatccgcgactggacctaatggtcaggggtccctttacctttaccaacttTTGCAAGTGTGCCAGCTGTTTTGTTGCTGCACCACTATGGGTATGGGGGGTATggggtgttatggaagaccaagGGCCATATTCAACTTACTGGCCACACCACTGAAAGCCCATACAAGGACTATGGCTAGTGCAGTggggctttccccccaaattgcATGAGTTGCTGGGAGAattcccagaacagcacatggggctGGAGAAGGCACATTGTTCCACCAGGTAGGCAGAAATGTTTGGGTTGCTGGAGTGATCcacttagcactatgttgaattcctcctgaAGCAAATATGTAGTtaggtaaaaataataatgatcacCATCATGGAATATTCCAGTCTCTGGTTGCATTTAGCTCTTCAAGGTTTAGTACaccatatattttggaaaaattctCAAGCACCCTATGAGTCTGTTGTTTGTAGTCTTCCTTTCATTGATTCCATGATTCAAGAACACAGTATCTTTCATTATTCCCCTATACTCACAGTTTGTTTACTTTGTGTGATTCCAAAGGATGCAGTTGTATCCAGACTCCTGTGGGCTTAGAAAATAAGCCAAATAACTGTAACAAAATACAAAGGACTATCTTGCATCTAGTAACATGTGGCTAAAAGCAGATAACATTGACAGTATAACTTGTTTGCCTCAGAACAATGAAGCCACACTTCAGTGGTGTGCAGCCAACCTAATTACCTCTGAATAATGGAGAATTTGTTAATTATTATCCCGTCAGTCAAAAACTCTTATTAGACATGCAGATGATGTCATATCACTGCATAAAAAGCACGAGCAAGATAAACAACATGTATAAACactaagtaaacaaataaatctcagTTGCTCTGTAGACCATTTTATGACTTTCCAGTGCTCTCTCTAAGAACTAAGAAAGGTGTTTTTGTGCTAAACCTAGAACTTGCTTATGACTGATTCATACCAGCCTGCCCTTCTCATAAGATTTTCTGGAGAGGCCCTTATTCAACTATGCAGCTGAGGTATACTGTGCCTTGACAAATATTTCTTTCATGGTGGCACAAaattggaatgctctccttaagGAGGCTGGTCAAGCAGGGCCATTATAAACTTTTTGATGCCACATGAAGACCTGCCTATTTGCTCAAGCATtttagggcacttccagactgttgcaaTTTATGGGTGGGACTCAGTCACATAATGTCAAATTCAAGTAGTGCAATTATAGTCGATTGTGAGGGGGTGTTGTGTAGCAACCCACTTTGGCAAAAGATCAATCTTTTTGTGATGAGGAAGGCGGTGGGAAAATACACTGAAAAGTGTGAGATAACACATAACAgatgcaatgtcatctaacctcgctgcagacaaatcagaatgaatggtcAATAAACAGGTCTTCTGGGAGAGGCCTTAGATTACAGATGTGTTTTGCAAtttgtattctgtttttagtTTTTGATTCATTTTAATGTGCCTTTTTGTGCTTATTTGTTGGCTTCAAATTTCTATGCTGTGTTAATTTTATCTGTGCTTTTTGTACACCACCCTACTGCGGATAAATACTTAAaacaaatagtaaataaataaaatgaatcctAAGCAGATTGTGCCTTCAGTACAAACCTACCACTGTCATTATTTTCACATGTGTAACAACCTGAATAACTCACAGCACAGTGATGGTTTAAGGATGctgaatgtatggtgtgttcCTTTGAATGGAACCAGATTCTTCCTTGTAACTTCTGCAGGTGCTTCATGACTTTAATGTCAAAATGCATCTCATTCCTTCATTTGCCTTTCTTTTAATGATACTATCAATTATCAAACAGAGGGAAGGGAAGCACAACCCAGCTGTCAATGACATTTCCAATTTCTTCTTCTCCATTTACCGCAATATTTTTGTGCCTAGAGTTTCAAAACACTCACTTGTTCTCGTTTTTAACTCTGGGGTTCAATTATGCATTTCCCAGTTCACCTTGATAGTCTCTGCTCTTGAGCCATTTGACACAGGCTACTAATGCGCGATGATGAGGAGGTGTTGCCTTGACATGGGTTTACTTGGAGAGTCAATGCTTGAAAGAACTGCAGAATTCTGAAGCAAGCAGCAGCTCATTGATGTCATCAGGCACCTTATCCCGATTTCTGATTGGATAAAGCACTTGATGATGAACATAAAGCTTATTGAAACAGAACTGCCAAATACCAAAATACATTAATCCAGTAATTTTCCCAAGTGCTGTTTCAATGGTCATTTATACATAAAAGGAAATGTCAATGCCTATAGGCTTAAAGgcaatacagtttgttttctaAGCAACTTAGGGACATCTAATGCAACCGGGATCTTGTAGACTCTTAAGAAGTGATTGCTTGACACTGCTGTATTTTTACTGATCTCCCATGTACAGAGAAGGATATTAAACCATAAATAGCTCTTACTTTTCTATTGATTTTTTAAGGTAGACTCTCTGATATAGACTCCTTTCTTAATTTAAGTGTTTAATGGTAGAGCTGAGGATGTTGGATAAGCCCATGTAGTGAGCACGTTTTCCATTGTTCAAAGGGGGAGGCTAGTCTAAATTCATGATCATGGAGCAATTTAATTAAAGACAGCAGATAAATCTCCAGTATCTGACTTTGCTTTCCTCACTCCGTCTCTGCAATTGATCACACTAATAGAAAATACAGCATTGTTTTGTCTAGAACAAAGAATTATGGGCTATATCCTTCCTGTTGAAGAAAGTGGATACACTCCccattctccccctgcccccagcatCCTCAACACATGCAGCCCTTCTGCTGTCAACCATGTAGCTCCTTCCTAAATACCCAGGCAGCTGCAAAAGAGCTGTTAAGGTCTGTTGTTCCATTTCCTTGCTTCAAAATGAGATATGGAAAAGGACTATTGCTTACCTATTGGCATGAGAAAGTCTATTCCTGTTCTCTAGTGACTTTAAGAGTTTTAAATAAAAAGCATATTTCAAGCCCTAAATGTCTTTGATCAACTAAATCTGTGATGAAAATCTGGAACAAGCATCCCCAGAAATTAGCACCTACAGTAACACCACTGCCCTCCTTCTTAACAAATCAGTTTAGAGGGAAAAGGTTACCCACAATGACAGATGCATCACTCTGGACTTGACAAAATACGTCATACCTTCTTAACTGGTTAAGAGACAGAAGCATAATTTTCACATAAAGTGTCTCGTGTACCTTTCATACACAaatcccaacatcagagtctctGTCTAGTACTTTATTGTGGTTTATTTAAATGAcattaaaagtaaagaaaaacaTATACAAAATGTTAATGGGAGAAAAAACAAGCCATTCAGCAGAACCACCTTCATCCTTATAACAATAGAACCCTAAACCCAATAATTCTAAAACTGGACCCACAAATGGTTTGTGAAAATAATTTGGATGGGTTTTTCAAACAGATGGAGGAAGATACTCAGAAGAATGCAAGATTGAGAGAGGAGACTTCTGAGTCAGGAAGATGGGGTGCTGAGTTCTGGGGGACAGAGTGTTCCACTTCTTTTGGTGAGTTCTTAGAGCAGAAAAAGCTGAATAACGCTTATTAAGTCACTGGCAGGGTACTAGGGACATGATGGGGCCATGATCCATTAAAGGTGAGGCTATCTCAGGCTCTTGGCTCAATCTGGCCAGATGAAACATTTAGgaagcgtgcatggccctggctttcctctctccccaggcTGTTGtttttagctaaatattcttcTCACCAGGAAAGAACTGGTCAGCACCTGTACTCTTCCTATGGCCTTGCACTTAGACTAGTAGCTTATAGGGCAATGGAAAATATGTCGTTTACTCATACACTTGAAACTCTGCATTATGGGTGGAGTCAAGTGACCTCTGAAAAACCTTGCTATAAATGCCTATAACATGTGTGTGTGGCTGTGGCCTGTAGCCATACAGTTAGTTCCAGCATATCTACCTCTCACCATCTGCTGAGAAATCCAGAGAAAGGTGGCAATGGTGTGGTTAACCTTAAGGTAAAAATCACTGTTACATCAGGCTCTGCACACTAACAGCTATGCAGCTATTATATGGCTCTGTTCCAGCACTACTCAAAAGGACTCAATAGAATTGAACTAGTTCAAGAGTTGACCTACAACACAGCGCCTAATATGCCATGTGATGACAGATCTAAAGGTCCAATACATACAGCAGCCatatttattatcatttattaaatattatttattatttattaaatgtgtataccgaACCATAGATCtcaggttcacaacataaaaatgcaagataaagaaacacaaaaatacataataaaaacaagagcaagaactaaacaaaccaataaacccctcccccaaacacatttaaaagggtaaaaGGATGTTCATCAGCCAAAGGGCTGGTTAAAGAGGAAccttttcacctggcacctgaaagtgtataatgaaggcgccagcagAAGCTCctcggggagagcattccacaaatggggagccactgcagagaaggcccattcccctgttgccaccctccagacctctcgtggaggaggtacatgaagaagggcctcagatgatgatctcagggtctgggtgggTTCATACGAAGAGACTTGAGGAAAGTAAATGGCTGGGTtttggaagagaagggaaagccaaacacaaaacaaaaagtgAAATATTGGTTCCGTTGCTGTCTCCCATCCTGTCTCTAAAAGGCGACTGCAACCTGTCAATGCAAACAGAGATGTAGCAGGTATTTAGCAATGGCATCATCCTTAGGAAAAGGAAATTATCCACATTAAGGTGCATACATTCAGCTTTGTttgtattttcttcctttctctctttttcatatTGGCAAGTTACATTTGGATGGACATTCTACacaaggaagtgagaggaaagcTGAAATGTCTCCATGATAACTTCATTCGTTACCCATAATATCCAGGTTCAATGAGCTCAACCATTAGACAAGAAAAGTGCTACAGTGATAATTAAACATGCTTCACCTACCATTTCTATTCTCCCCTTTTCCTCATTTGCTCTTCAAAGAAATCATTGCATGCAACAGTCAAGGCAGCAACCAGAACCACAAATTCGTTAAAATCCACTTCATTGTCTTTATTGCTATCAAGATCTTGCATAATCTTATCAACCAACTGGGGATCCTTTTGACACTATAAAGacaaaaatagatagatagattagttAGAGAATCTTCTGAGATGTGTGTTAAATTACATTAgagatttctttttatttccttgagGGCATGTGCATACACTGTCCTTAACCCTCAGGGAATTTCTTATATGTGCTGTGATATTTACCAGTGTCTGCAGCAGGTATTTGTCTCAAGACAGAGGTGCCTCAACTTTGAACAACATAATATTTATTTCTAATAGTGTAGATGGTTTACTTTATTAATAAGCTAAATGTCAATATTTTCCCACTAGGGCCACCATCCAATGTATTGTCTTAGTAGATCAGGTATCTGAATTTTAGACAACAAACTGGTTATATCTGCATATAAATAAAGCTATACCCCAAAAGAAGAAAGGATCTTGTTTTTAGGAACCGCACACACATGTTGCAAGCAAAGAGCACAGAGAGGTGTTCTCTCATgtaggagggagaagagggaattgATCTTTGAAGATGGCAATCCTATACAGTATACGTATACTCAGAACTAAATCCCATAGagttcaatgaagcttactcccaAGGCAAGTGGGTATAGAATTGCAACCTGAGTTTTGTTAGTCAGCTCCCCAAACTCAAAATATTATAGTAATTTCCAGTATCTGTATCCCAATTAATCTAAACCTAGAATTTACCCTAATTACCACCAGCTGTATAGATAACTGCTCTGCGACCCTATGTATCTTGCATTCTAGATTTATATGAACTTCTGTGTACTAGTGAAATTATTTCAAGGGCATTTTCACATGTGAGGTTTTCAGCTTCTTGCATGCTAATGATAATGGTTGTTTGTGTAGAAGACGAATTTGCAATGTGAATTAGCATTGTGGCTcctacagtttttaaaaatcatcattACAAACCCGACAGAGGCAAAAGCTGCTTTAATCCTAATGTGTGAAATATGCTCTACAAACCAGGACTAAATTAGGAGCACTGGAAGCTAACATGTGGACTCAACCTAAACCAGATATAACCCACTATTTCTTCTTAATCTTCAAAAGTCTGAAGCACATCTAGTTAGTGCTGGCTGATTACTCTGGGGACTGGGTCGCTACAAACAGAGATATTTTATTAAGATGGAATGCAGGACAGAGAGAATCCAATCCAAGAAAATTGATGACaggttcctttttttatttcttctcctttttgcagAGCTGCCAGTTTTTAAGACTATGCGATTTCTTAGGATTAATAGACTACAGGATGCCACTTATATATcagatctttctttttttaacacaaGAACTTCAGCGGCGTTATAAATTAGGAACAAAATAGAGGAACACAAATCACATCAGGACTGATAATGTGTCCTGTAGC encodes:
- the S100Z gene encoding protein S100-Z, whose amino-acid sequence is MPTLLEGAMDTLIKVFHHYSGKEGDKYKLNKGELKELLTSELTDFLSCQKDPQLVDKIMQDLDSNKDNEVDFNEFVVLVAALTVACNDFFEEQMRKRGE